The genomic region TTTCAAACGACGCGGTCACAGGTCCCCATTCACGGATATCGCGTTTGTTAACAATTTCTTCGATCCAATAGGGATCGCCGTCCATGATGGTGACAACATCGTCAACGGTGGTGTCCTCATCCAGCTTCAAGATGATGAGAGCGCCGCGCTTCGAGTCCGTAAAAGGACCCGAGCCCAGGATCTGTTCCTGGTTGTGCAAGGTTTCAATAAACTCACGGTGCTGAGGGCGAACCTCGTCGAGGCGCGGGTTGTTTGCGTTGTAATCGTAAATGACTGCGAAGTATTTCATTGGTCTGATTGTACGCAATTTTTAGGTCCATCTCGGTGGGATGAACCATGAAAAATACATGCACGGTATTATGTCTTGTGTGGCCACTTCAAAGGAAAGCGTGAACTCAAGCTTCGAATCACCGAAGCCTTCAAACTGGAACCTGCCCAATGTTCTGACCAGTTTGCGCATCTTATTTATCCCAATTTTCGTGTGGTTGGTGCTTGCTGGTTTTCAGTGGTGGGCTTTTGGTCTATTCGCCGTGTTAATGGCGACGGATAAATTAGACGGCGATATTGCGCGCGCACGCGGCCTCATCACCGACTTTGGCAAGATCGCAGATCCGATCGCCGACAAGGCGTTGATGACTGCTGCGTTGGTGTCGTTGAACATCGTTGGTGTGTTGCCGATTTGGATTACCGTTGTCATTTTGATTCGGGAATTCGGTATCACCTTGTGGCGGATGTGGATGTTGCGCAATGGCAAGGTCGTTCCGGCATCGAAA from Corynebacterium ammoniagenes DSM 20306 harbors:
- a CDS encoding YciI family protein; translated protein: MKYFAVIYDYNANNPRLDEVRPQHREFIETLHNQEQILGSGPFTDSKRGALIILKLDEDTTVDDVVTIMDGDPYWIEEIVNKRDIREWGPVTASFEI
- the pgsA gene encoding CDP-diacylglycerol--glycerol-3-phosphate 3-phosphatidyltransferase, whose amino-acid sequence is MSCVATSKESVNSSFESPKPSNWNLPNVLTSLRILFIPIFVWLVLAGFQWWAFGLFAVLMATDKLDGDIARARGLITDFGKIADPIADKALMTAALVSLNIVGVLPIWITVVILIREFGITLWRMWMLRNGKVVPASKGGKLKTVLQSFAVAMYLCPLPGWMDIPTYVVMLVAVAVTVVTGVQYLLDARKHN